ACCGGCCAGCCGATCTCCCGCGCTGCCTCGGCGGCCTCGTCCGCCGAGCGTGCGACGCGATGGGGCGCGACGGGAATGCCGTACGCCTCCAGCACCCGCATCACCTCCGTTTCCGACAGCTTCGCGCGCCCCTCGCCGCGTGCGGCGGCGATGATTTCCGCCACCGTGCGGTGGTCGACGTCGAACGCGCGCACCTGCCCCACAGGCCGCTCCAGCCACTCTCGCTGCCGGTACATGGCGGCCAGCGCGCGGGCCGCGGACTCGGGAAAGCGGTAGCCCGGGATGCCCGCCGCGTTCAGCTCGGCCAGGCCCTGCGGCAGCCCCTCGCGGCCCATCAGCACGGCCATCACCGGCTTCTCGCTGCCGCCGGCCACCGACACGATGGCCTCGGCTACGTCTTCCTGGCGCACGCCCAGCGGCGGGACGAACGTGGCGATCACCGCGTCCACGTTGGGGTCCGCCAGCACCGCTTCCACCGCGATCCGGTAGCTCTGCGCCGTGGCGCTGGCGATCATGTCGACGGGATTGGCGAGCGACGCCTCCTCGGGGAAGTGGGCGGCGAGCGTGGCGCGGGTCTCCTCCGTCAGCTCCGTCACCGCCAGCCCGTGCGCCTCGCACGCGTCGGCGATGATGATGCCGGGGCCGCCCGCGTTGGTGACGATGGCCACGCGGTTGCCGCGCGGGATCGGCTGGTGGCTGAAGGCCATCGCCAGGTCGAACATCTCCTCCACCGTGTCCACCCGGATCACCCCGCACTGCCGCAGCAGCGCATCCGTGGCGGCATCGGTGCCCGCCAGCGCGCCGGTGTGGGACGAGGCGGCGCGCGCCCCGGCGCGGGACCGGCCGGACTTCACGGCGATGATGGGCTTCTTCCGCGTGATCTCGCGGGCCAGCTGCGTGAAGCGGCGGGGGTTTCCGAAGTTCTCCAGGTACATCAGGATCACGCCCGTCCGCTCGTCGTCGGCCCAGTACTGGATCAGGTCGTTGCCGCTGACGTCGGGCTTGTTGCCCACGGACACGAACTGCGAGATGCCGATGCCGTACTCGGCGGCGTAGTCCAGGATGGTGACGCCCATCGCCCCCGACTGGCTCATGAACGAAACCGGCCCCGCAGGGGGCATCGTGGGCGCGAAGGTGGCGTTCATCGACAGCCCCGGCGCGGTGTTCAGCACGCCCATGCAGTTGGGGCCCACCAGCCGCATCCCGTAGCGGCGCACGATCTCCATCAGCGCGTTCTGCCGTTCGACGCCCGCGCCCCGGATTTCCGCGAAGCCGGCCGAGATCACCACCAGCCCCTTGATCCCCTTGCGCCCGCACGCCTCGGCGGCGCCGAGCACGTGCTGCTTGGGGACCACGATCAGCGCCAGGTCCACCTCGTCGGGAATGGCGTCGACGGACGGGTACGCGCGGATGGAGTGCACCGAGGCGGCCGTGGGATTCACGGGATACACGGCCCCGCTGAACCCGTGGCGGACCAGGTTTTCAAGGATCTGGTAGCCGATGGTGTTCGGCTTTCGGCTCGCGCCGATGACGGCGATGGAGCGGGGGCGGAGAACGGCGTCGAGCAAGGCGGTGCGGGAGTGCGTCGGTGCGTGAGGGGCGGATTGTGGGTCCGCTTCGAGGTGGGAATCTACGTGGCCGGGGGCAGGGCACCAAGGTTGGATCGCCGGGGGACCGGGCGAGGGAACATGCGGGTGACCAATGACTACAACACCGCACCACGCGGCGGATCCACCACGGGGAGTGGGCGAAACGAACGCGAGACGTTATCATCCACGCGTACCCTGATCCTCCGAAGTCGAATGCCGATCATCGCTTCCATCCTCCGCGCGTCCGTTCGCGCGCCCGCCGTGCTCGCCGCGCTGGTGCTGTGCGCGCTGGTGCCGGACCCGGCGCGGGCGCAGGATCACGCGCATCAACATGGACAGGCGCCGAAGGCCCACGGGCATCACCCGGCCCCGCGCGAAGGCATCTCGGGGCAGGGCGTGCTCTCGGGCGAGGTGGTGCCCAGCAGCGCGCGCGACGCCTACACCATCGCGGCACGGATTCCGTCCATCCTCGACGCGCTGTACTGCCACTGCGACTGCCACGAGCGCGACGAGCTTCGCTCGCTGCTGGAGTGCTTCGAGAACCGGATGGCCACCACCTGCGGCATCTGCCAGAGCGAGGCGCGCATGGCCGGGGAGATGCACGCCGACGGCAAGTCGCTGGAGGAGATCCGCAAGGCGATCGACGACCGCTACGGCGACTGATCTGCCCGTCGTCGTCCGCCCCCGCTGCGAGCCCCGCGAGATCCATTCGCGGGGCTCGCTTGCGTGCGGACCCAACGTGATATATCTTTCCAGCCGGATGAACGGATAGATGAGCGTCTCCGCCCCCGCGATCTTCGATCGCATGTCGGCCCTGGCCGATGCTACGCGCAGCCGGCTGCTGCTGGTGCTGGAGCGGCACGAGCTGACGGTGGGCGAGCTGTGCCAGGTGCTCCAGCTTCCGCAGAGCACGGTCAGCCGGCACCTGAAGCTGCTGGGCGACGAGGGGTGGGTGAGCGCGCGGGCCGAGGGCACCAGCCGCCGCTACCGGATGCCCGCCGACCGGCTGGATGCCGAGGCGCGGCAGCTCTGGCAGCTGGTGCGCCGCGAGGTGGCCGAGCTGGCCGGAGCCGCGCAGGACGCGGAGCGGCTGCGGAGCGTGCTGGCCCAGCGCAGCACCCGGTCGCGCGAGTTCTTCTCGTCCGCGGCGGGCGAGTGGGACCGGCTGCGGGCGGACCTGTTCGGACGGCGGGCGGACCTTCTGGGGCTGCTCGGCCTGGTGGACGAGGCGTGGACGGTGGGCGACCTGGGATGCGGAACGGGGCAGATGGCGGCCTCGCTGGCCCCCTTCGTCGCCCGGGTGATCGCGGTCGACGGCTCGCCGGCCATGCTCGAGGCCGCCCGCGCCCGCTTGGCCGGCACGCCCAACGTGGAGGTGCGCGAGGGCGAGTTGGAGTCGCTGCCCATCGAGCCGGGCACGCTGGACGCGGCGGTTGCGTTCCTGGTGCTGCACTACGTCGCGGAGCCCGCGGACGCCCTGGCCCAGGCCGCCCGCGCGTTGAAGCCCGGTGGCCGGCTGCTGGTGGTAGACATGATGCCGCACGACCGCGAGGAGTACCGCCAGGCGATGGGGCACGTGTGGCAGGGCTTCGAGTCGGAGCGGCTGGGTGGATGGATGGCGGACGCGGGGCTGACGGCCTTTCGCTACGTCCCCCTGCCGCCCGACCCCGCCGCCAAGGGCCCCACGCTCTTCGCCGCAAGCGCAAGACGGAGTGCGTGAGTGCGGAAGAGCGGAAGTGCGAAAGCAAGGGCGCGCCGTACAGCCGAACGCCCACGAAAGCAGGCAGTCCACGAAGGTGGACATCGTGTGGTCGTTGCAGCGAATTCATTCGCCCGTGCAGGGCCTGAGGCGGCTCCACAGCCCGGCATCCGAGCCCGGCCGCCGGCGATCCGATTCCCGAGCCTTGGAGTCGCTGCCGCGCCCGGGCCGGGAAGTTGTTCAGGCTAGATCCTTCGGCCCGCGAAGTCAGGACTACGGGCCAGTGCAGTGCGCCTGGGCCTCAGGATGACAGACTCGCCCGCGAGGGTTGGTGTACGGGCCAATGCAGTGCGCCTGGGCCTCAGGATGACAGACTGGCCCGCGAGGAGCCGGTGTGAGGCGCGCCTGGGCCTCAGGATGACAG
This is a stretch of genomic DNA from Longimicrobium sp.. It encodes these proteins:
- a CDS encoding acetate--CoA ligase family protein, producing MLDAVLRPRSIAVIGASRKPNTIGYQILENLVRHGFSGAVYPVNPTAASVHSIRAYPSVDAIPDEVDLALIVVPKQHVLGAAEACGRKGIKGLVVISAGFAEIRGAGVERQNALMEIVRRYGMRLVGPNCMGVLNTAPGLSMNATFAPTMPPAGPVSFMSQSGAMGVTILDYAAEYGIGISQFVSVGNKPDVSGNDLIQYWADDERTGVILMYLENFGNPRRFTQLAREITRKKPIIAVKSGRSRAGARAASSHTGALAGTDAATDALLRQCGVIRVDTVEEMFDLAMAFSHQPIPRGNRVAIVTNAGGPGIIIADACEAHGLAVTELTEETRATLAAHFPEEASLANPVDMIASATAQSYRIAVEAVLADPNVDAVIATFVPPLGVRQEDVAEAIVSVAGGSEKPVMAVLMGREGLPQGLAELNAAGIPGYRFPESAARALAAMYRQREWLERPVGQVRAFDVDHRTVAEIIAAARGEGRAKLSETEVMRVLEAYGIPVAPHRVARSADEAAEAAREIGWPVVMKVLSPRIIHKSDVGGVVVGVEDEAELRAAYQRLTTEVPERAGIDAGEVDGVLVQKMVSGGKETIIGMTQDPQFGPVLMFGLGGIYVEALKDVAFRVQPVTDVDAAEMVRCIRAFPLLEGIRGEPASDLGAIEEAVQRVSQLVADHDAIRELDVNPWLAFPEGGVAVDGRIRISIGPASC
- a CDS encoding PCYCGC motif-containing (lipo)protein, with the protein product MPIIASILRASVRAPAVLAALVLCALVPDPARAQDHAHQHGQAPKAHGHHPAPREGISGQGVLSGEVVPSSARDAYTIAARIPSILDALYCHCDCHERDELRSLLECFENRMATTCGICQSEARMAGEMHADGKSLEEIRKAIDDRYGD
- a CDS encoding metalloregulator ArsR/SmtB family transcription factor — its product is MSVSAPAIFDRMSALADATRSRLLLVLERHELTVGELCQVLQLPQSTVSRHLKLLGDEGWVSARAEGTSRRYRMPADRLDAEARQLWQLVRREVAELAGAAQDAERLRSVLAQRSTRSREFFSSAAGEWDRLRADLFGRRADLLGLLGLVDEAWTVGDLGCGTGQMAASLAPFVARVIAVDGSPAMLEAARARLAGTPNVEVREGELESLPIEPGTLDAAVAFLVLHYVAEPADALAQAARALKPGGRLLVVDMMPHDREEYRQAMGHVWQGFESERLGGWMADAGLTAFRYVPLPPDPAAKGPTLFAASARRSA